Proteins encoded by one window of Cloeon dipterum chromosome 2, ieCloDipt1.1, whole genome shotgun sequence:
- the LOC135937792 gene encoding FYVE and coiled-coil domain-containing protein 1-like isoform X2 gives MDPGSPPPVGSMGAMGSLPEGSQQEIRSTANTLETSRTEDDSNARQFLPTDQVKQFMEEHREEVKSLIEKYETEIKQLSDNNFQLQQEVSQLRLEKDCVVSDSDSSGQEIENLKSQVLELNNLNDKLVFYEGECQRLQSKLQENEKATRATIKSQNEAAANQDTEMHELKMKLLETQSENNTLKTHLSSMEVECSKMTTQLQEFEEIKASLESTESRSRKYREQLEETGDLRKKLAEVREDYERVVEKLRTEETRWAAEMEQKVQQAKWEMGSLQKCVDNLLKENGQLRDDLTKASTTMTESRDKYSTNELYVQKLTEQVTALKDVVSIGKQMLGMRDTEVAQLQKKVQTLEDLLEAEREKNTVFSEAFRPESIGDINLRKEYENQLDNIKSLKTIYAQRIEIITLENEALKEAGTDRDRQIELMGKRYKVLEEQYERMKVAFDEKVSLVADLQSKIASSAEECKALTSQLTMISNLFAELGKSEVDAEKLKTLQEAVVEDPDNSSNFSKVWGALSEVLENNPEDTQPPVGGSESCYKSVNTPHGPQNVISVSQTFLRLKDLILEKKSLERELGQLRNLNGHLETKLHQQERRLSLVLQELKKTWGVVNKMRTQHSQLRSSEAILRYDLQQKRKIVNELKEELQHCNDIWKKARNKTKESEETWKELKNEFVSRRRGRPLVTDDSTELNSAESGFSDDRGDDSASTSEGEDTSAEITGSERSSESAVTPDETSRPGSSNFTESTISDENENASSVKSYGTFTPRAASEAAQTQEEQENLLNEQAEAPKNDIEERLIARDARLTRMEEQASQLFRDVVRTSNMSVAISNRLEELHEQYGQDTEEAAEARRLHRKEKREAAKSESVKVDGSLEDFTQFEDSKEAIEERRLQRKAKREARLAAKNEESTGEALSSSPESEKSNLKMKVSPPRSEGQSPKATTEKDEVAERLVAEISAKEAKEVELTQLREDFAAQSETIAQLKKDLKRMSKSLEDEVAGRDDLKDTLAVTSKECVDLIQQVQELSETENNLRAELLAKENSVGKQAVEIDQLKMDLKNLQEHVVNLVSQKEKLFKECYNLKQAHRERVWQHDSQVQHCSSCRVQFSLLVRKHHCRHCGQIFCGACSSHWLPVNKGSSRRTRSCSECHSKCQETSDTTESGECASTNPDNPTASDVRQDSDDDDEDFSVISEDDVNLSQCVPYTPNPEILQYWQSCEVQSGMTKRVAEMLGHNSSSEVWVRAGVIYSVPILVNAEDLTPQVNITWQFSTEPNCIAFSILYKPDADVPPENSSILVPTTRVNSHLHPIRGKLKARKEGLYTLLFDNSYSRFTGKKLQYSLVCDVGAGSGRSSAEPESPARAVSRSPSKDFKPIADST, from the exons ATG GATCCAGGAAGTCCACCCCCAGTAGGAAGCATGGGGGCCATGGGAAGCTTACCCGAGGGTTCGCAGCAGGAGATAAGGAGCACAGCTAACACATTAGAA acAAGTCGAACAGAAGATGATAGTAACGCAAGGCAGTTTTTACCCACGGATCAAGTCAAGCAGTTTATGGAGGAACATAGGGAAGAAGTCAAGAGCTTAATCGAAAAGTATGAGACTGAAATCAAACAACTGTCAGACAACAACTTCCAGCTGCAGCAAGAAGTGTCACAGTTGCGACTGGAGAAGGATTGTGTTGTCTCTGACAGTGATAGTAGTGGTCAAGAAATCGAAAATCTCAAGTCACAAGTGTTAGAGCTTAATAATTTGAACgataaattagttttctaCGAAGGAGAGTGTCAAAGGCTCCAATCAAAGCTtcaggaaaatgaaaaggcCACCCGAGCAACTATCAAATCACAAAATGAAGCAGCAGCTAATCAAGACACTGAAATGCACGAGCTGAAAATGAAACTTCTGGAAACACAATCGGAAAACAATACACTGAAGACTCATCTGAGCAGCATGGAGGTGGAGTGCAGCAAAATGACGACGCAACTGCAAGAGTTTGAAGAAATCAAGGCTTCTTTAGAATCAACCGAGTCGCGAAGCAGAAAATACAGAGAACAGCTGGAAGAAACTGGAGATCTGAGGAAAAAGCTGGCAGAAGTTAGAGAAGATTATGAAAgagttgttgaaaaattaag GACTGAAGAAACCCGGTGGGCTGCGGAAATGGAGCAGAAAGTGCAGCAGGCCAAGTGGGAGATGGGAAGTTTGCAAAAGTGTGTCGACAACCTCCTCAAGGAAAACGGCCAGCTGCGCGATGACCTCacaaag GCTAGCACTACTATGACAGAGTCACGTGACAAGTACTCGACAAATGAGCTCTATGTTCAAAAGCTCACTGAGCAAGTAACAGCTCTGAAAGACGTCGTCTCCATCGGCAAGCAAATGTTGGGTATGCGGGACACCGAAGTCGCTCAGCTGCAGAAAAAAGTGCAGACTCTGGAAGACCTGCTGGAAGCGGAACGTGAGAAGAACACGGTTTTCAGTGAAGCGTTCAGGCCCGAGTCGATTGGAGACATCAATTTGCGGAAGGAATACGAGAATCAGCTGGATAACATCAAATCCCTGAAGACCATTTACGCGCAGAGAATCGAAATCATCACTCTGGAGAATGAAGCCCTGAAGGAAGCCGGCACAGACCGAGACAGGCAGATTGAGCTGATGGGCAAGCGCTACAAAGTTCTTGAGGAACAGTACGAGCGGATGAAGGTTGCGTTCGACGAAAAGGTGAGTCTAGTCGCAGACCTGCAAAGCAAAATCGCATCGTCCGCTGAAGAGTGCAAGGCGCTGACCAGTCAGCTCACCATGATCAGTAACCTGTTTGCGGAGCTTGGAAAATCCGAGGTGGATGCTGAAAAACTGAAGACCCTGCAAGAAGCCGTCGTCGAGGATCCTGACAACAGCTCAAACTTTTCCAAGGTGTGGGGTGCTCTCTCTGAAGTGCTGGAGAACAACCCTGAGGACACGCAACCACCGGTGGGCGGATCAGAAAGCTGCTACAAGAGCGTCAACACTCCTCACGGCCCACAAAACGTCATCAGCGTTAGTCAAACCTTTCTGCGGCTGAAAGACCTGATTCTGGAAAAGAAATCGCTGGAGCGTGAGCTAGGCCAGTTGAGAAACCTGAATGGCCACTTGGAGACGAAGCTGCACCAGCAGGAAAGACGCCTTTCGCTCGTCTTGCAGGAGCTAAAAAAGACCTGGGGAGTGGTGAACAAGATGCGCACTCAGCACTCTCAGCTGCGATCTTCTGAGGCTATTCTCAGGTACGACCTGCAGCAGAAGAGGAAAATCGTCAACGAACTCAAGGAAGAGCTGCAACACTGCAATGATATCTGGAAAAAGGCGAGGAACAAGACCAAGGAATCCGAGGAAACCTGGAAGGAGTTGAAAAATGAGTTCGTCTCTCGGCGCAGAGGCAGGCCCTTGGTGACCGACGACTCCACTGAACTGAACTCTGCGGAGAGCGGCTTTTCTGATGACAGGGGAGACGACAGTGCGTCCACCTCTGAAGGGGAAGACACCAGCGCCGAAATTACTGGAAGCGAGAGATCATCAGAATCAGCGGTCACCCCTGATGAAACCTCGCGGCCAGGCAGTTCCAATTTTACCGAATCCACTATCAGTGATGAGAATGAGAATGCATCCAGCGTAAAATCTTATGGAACGTTCACACCACGTGCCGCTTCTGAGGCTGCCCAAACCCAAGAGGAGCAGGAAAACCTGTTGAATGAGCAGGCGGAGGCTCCAAAAAATGACATCGAGGAGAGACTCATCGCCAGAGACGCCCGGTTGACTCGAATGGAGGAGCAGGCCAGCCAGCTCTTCAGAGATGTTGTAAGGACGTCCAACATGAGTGTTGCGATTTCTAACCGCCTGGAAGAATTGCATGAGCAATACGGACAAGACACTGAAGAGGCTGCTGAGGCGCGCCGGCTGCacagaaaggaaaaaagggAAGCAGCGAAATCTGAGTCCGTGAAAGTAGATGGAAGTTTGGAAGATTTTACCCAATTTGAAGATTCTAAGGAAGCTATCGAAGAAAGGAGACTGCAAAGAAAAGCCAAGAGAGAAGCAAGGCTTGCAGCCAAAAATGAAGAGTCAACAGGAGAGGCGCTTTCTTCTTCTCCCGAAAGCGAGAAAAgcaacttaaaaatgaaagtcaGCCCCCCTAGATCTGAAGGCCAGAGCCCAAAG GCCACCACAGAAAAGGATGAGGTAGCTGAGAGACTAGTTGCTGAGATATCTGCCAAAGAAGCCAAAGAAGTGGAGCTTACTCAGTTGAGAGAGGATTTTGCAGCACAGAGTGAAACGATTGCACAGTTAAAGAAAGACCTGAAAAGAATGAGCAAGAGTCTAGAAGATGAAGTAGCTGGACGGGACGATTTGAAAGATACCCTTGCTGTGACGTCAAAAGAATGCGTTGATTTGATTCAACAAGTTCAAGAG CTTAGCGagacagaaaataatttgagagCAGAGCTTTTGGCGAAAGAAAATAGTGTTGGTAAGCAAGCTGTTGAAATCGACCAGTTGAAAATGGACCTGAAGAACTTGCAGGAACACGTGGTGAATTTAGTCAG CCAAAAAGAGAAGCTGTTCAAGGAGTGCTACAATCTGAAACAGGCGCACAGAGAAAGGGTTTGGCAGCATGACAGTCAAGTGCAGCACTGTTCCTCTTGCCGTGTTCAGTTTTCACTTCTTGTCAGAAAACATCACTGCAGACACTGCGGACAAATCTTCTGTGGCGCCTGTTCTAGTCATTGGTTACCCGTCAACAAAGGATCTAG ccgCAGAACCCGTTCTTGCTCTGAATGCCATTCTAAATGTCAAGAGACCTCTGATACTACGGAGTCTGGAGAATGTGCTTCAACCAATCCTGATAACCCAACAG CCTCTGATGTACGGCAAGATAGTGATGACGACGATGAAGATTTTTCTGTCATCAGCGAGGATGACGTCAATCTGTCCCAGTGTGTCCCTTACACTCCTAACCCAGAAATTTTGCAGTACTGGCAATCATG CGAAGTACAATCTGGTATGACAAAACGGGTAGCTGAAATGTTGGGACACAACTCAAGCTCAGAGGTCTGGGTTCGCGCTGGAGTAATATACAGTGTGCCCATCTTGGTCAACGCTGAGGATTTAACGCCACAAGTGAATATAACTTGGCAGTTCTCCACAGAGCCCAAC TGCATTGCCTTTTCCATCCTTTACAAACCAGACGCTGACGTGCCTCCTGAAAATTCCTCGATTTTGGTACCTACCACCCGAGTGAACTCGCACTTGCACCCCATTCGCGGCAAACTGAAGGCTAGAAAGGAGGGTCTCTACACACTTCTCTTCGACAATAGTTATTCTAG GTTTACTGGCAAGAAACTGCAGTATTCTCTTGTGTGCGATGTTGGAGCTGGCAGTGGAAGGTCTTCTGCAGAGCCTGAATCACCTGCCAGGGCTGTGAGCAGATCGCCTTCAAAAGATTTCAAACCAATTGCAGATTCcacttga
- the LOC135937792 gene encoding FYVE and coiled-coil domain-containing protein 1-like isoform X1 gives MSSSPQLSTSVNAEKLVNDLKECIDELSSDFTNSALPIDDDSQICQRLCVKLEQFFLLGLNEKSSLFGRKKFSYWDFFKASLTLTKGGVDSALRFANYNPEVRTSVGKGRAFLRYCLVHGCLADAIQQSLMTAQILATWYSESAPMRNDVLAQELVSATYALCDVNFDLAPGGHDLDGEWPTCRRHFGSPSRSWKPLSRSTSFASLASSSFSLDPGSPPPVGSMGAMGSLPEGSQQEIRSTANTLETSRTEDDSNARQFLPTDQVKQFMEEHREEVKSLIEKYETEIKQLSDNNFQLQQEVSQLRLEKDCVVSDSDSSGQEIENLKSQVLELNNLNDKLVFYEGECQRLQSKLQENEKATRATIKSQNEAAANQDTEMHELKMKLLETQSENNTLKTHLSSMEVECSKMTTQLQEFEEIKASLESTESRSRKYREQLEETGDLRKKLAEVREDYERVVEKLRTEETRWAAEMEQKVQQAKWEMGSLQKCVDNLLKENGQLRDDLTKASTTMTESRDKYSTNELYVQKLTEQVTALKDVVSIGKQMLGMRDTEVAQLQKKVQTLEDLLEAEREKNTVFSEAFRPESIGDINLRKEYENQLDNIKSLKTIYAQRIEIITLENEALKEAGTDRDRQIELMGKRYKVLEEQYERMKVAFDEKVSLVADLQSKIASSAEECKALTSQLTMISNLFAELGKSEVDAEKLKTLQEAVVEDPDNSSNFSKVWGALSEVLENNPEDTQPPVGGSESCYKSVNTPHGPQNVISVSQTFLRLKDLILEKKSLERELGQLRNLNGHLETKLHQQERRLSLVLQELKKTWGVVNKMRTQHSQLRSSEAILRYDLQQKRKIVNELKEELQHCNDIWKKARNKTKESEETWKELKNEFVSRRRGRPLVTDDSTELNSAESGFSDDRGDDSASTSEGEDTSAEITGSERSSESAVTPDETSRPGSSNFTESTISDENENASSVKSYGTFTPRAASEAAQTQEEQENLLNEQAEAPKNDIEERLIARDARLTRMEEQASQLFRDVVRTSNMSVAISNRLEELHEQYGQDTEEAAEARRLHRKEKREAAKSESVKVDGSLEDFTQFEDSKEAIEERRLQRKAKREARLAAKNEESTGEALSSSPESEKSNLKMKVSPPRSEGQSPKATTEKDEVAERLVAEISAKEAKEVELTQLREDFAAQSETIAQLKKDLKRMSKSLEDEVAGRDDLKDTLAVTSKECVDLIQQVQELSETENNLRAELLAKENSVGKQAVEIDQLKMDLKNLQEHVVNLVSQKEKLFKECYNLKQAHRERVWQHDSQVQHCSSCRVQFSLLVRKHHCRHCGQIFCGACSSHWLPVNKGSSRRTRSCSECHSKCQETSDTTESGECASTNPDNPTASDVRQDSDDDDEDFSVISEDDVNLSQCVPYTPNPEILQYWQSCEVQSGMTKRVAEMLGHNSSSEVWVRAGVIYSVPILVNAEDLTPQVNITWQFSTEPNCIAFSILYKPDADVPPENSSILVPTTRVNSHLHPIRGKLKARKEGLYTLLFDNSYSRFTGKKLQYSLVCDVGAGSGRSSAEPESPARAVSRSPSKDFKPIADST, from the exons ATGTCATCCTCTCCGCAGCTATCGACAAGTGTCAATGCCGAGAAATTAGTTAATGACTTAAAAG AGTGCATCGATGAATTGTCCTCAGATTTTACAAATTCTGCACTTCCAATCGATGACGACAGCCAAATCTGCCAGCGGCTTTGTGTCAAACtcgagcaattttttttacttggtTTGAATG AAAAAAGTAGCCTTTTTGGCCGCAAGAAGTTCTCGTACTGGGATTTCTTCAAAGCCAGTTTAACCCTCACCAAAGGTGGAGTAGACTCTGCACTTAGATTTGCAAATTACAACCCTGAG GTTCGAACGAGTGTTGGCAAAGGCAGAGCTTTCCTCAGATATTGCCTGGTCCACGGTTGTTTGGCAGACGCGATCCAACAAAGTCTGATGACAGCACAAATTCTTGCTACATGGTACTCAGAGTCTGCGCCAATGAGAAACGACGTTCTGGCACAGGAGCTGGTGTCGGCCACCTACGCTCTGTGCGATGTCAACTTTGACCTGGCTCCAGGTGGGCACGACCTTGACGGAGAGTGGCCTACTTGTAG GCGTCACTTTGGCTCCCCATCCCGAAGCTGGAAACCTCTGAGCCGCAGCACTAGTTTCGCCAGTCTCGCATCGAGCAGCTTTTCTCTT GATCCAGGAAGTCCACCCCCAGTAGGAAGCATGGGGGCCATGGGAAGCTTACCCGAGGGTTCGCAGCAGGAGATAAGGAGCACAGCTAACACATTAGAA acAAGTCGAACAGAAGATGATAGTAACGCAAGGCAGTTTTTACCCACGGATCAAGTCAAGCAGTTTATGGAGGAACATAGGGAAGAAGTCAAGAGCTTAATCGAAAAGTATGAGACTGAAATCAAACAACTGTCAGACAACAACTTCCAGCTGCAGCAAGAAGTGTCACAGTTGCGACTGGAGAAGGATTGTGTTGTCTCTGACAGTGATAGTAGTGGTCAAGAAATCGAAAATCTCAAGTCACAAGTGTTAGAGCTTAATAATTTGAACgataaattagttttctaCGAAGGAGAGTGTCAAAGGCTCCAATCAAAGCTtcaggaaaatgaaaaggcCACCCGAGCAACTATCAAATCACAAAATGAAGCAGCAGCTAATCAAGACACTGAAATGCACGAGCTGAAAATGAAACTTCTGGAAACACAATCGGAAAACAATACACTGAAGACTCATCTGAGCAGCATGGAGGTGGAGTGCAGCAAAATGACGACGCAACTGCAAGAGTTTGAAGAAATCAAGGCTTCTTTAGAATCAACCGAGTCGCGAAGCAGAAAATACAGAGAACAGCTGGAAGAAACTGGAGATCTGAGGAAAAAGCTGGCAGAAGTTAGAGAAGATTATGAAAgagttgttgaaaaattaag GACTGAAGAAACCCGGTGGGCTGCGGAAATGGAGCAGAAAGTGCAGCAGGCCAAGTGGGAGATGGGAAGTTTGCAAAAGTGTGTCGACAACCTCCTCAAGGAAAACGGCCAGCTGCGCGATGACCTCacaaag GCTAGCACTACTATGACAGAGTCACGTGACAAGTACTCGACAAATGAGCTCTATGTTCAAAAGCTCACTGAGCAAGTAACAGCTCTGAAAGACGTCGTCTCCATCGGCAAGCAAATGTTGGGTATGCGGGACACCGAAGTCGCTCAGCTGCAGAAAAAAGTGCAGACTCTGGAAGACCTGCTGGAAGCGGAACGTGAGAAGAACACGGTTTTCAGTGAAGCGTTCAGGCCCGAGTCGATTGGAGACATCAATTTGCGGAAGGAATACGAGAATCAGCTGGATAACATCAAATCCCTGAAGACCATTTACGCGCAGAGAATCGAAATCATCACTCTGGAGAATGAAGCCCTGAAGGAAGCCGGCACAGACCGAGACAGGCAGATTGAGCTGATGGGCAAGCGCTACAAAGTTCTTGAGGAACAGTACGAGCGGATGAAGGTTGCGTTCGACGAAAAGGTGAGTCTAGTCGCAGACCTGCAAAGCAAAATCGCATCGTCCGCTGAAGAGTGCAAGGCGCTGACCAGTCAGCTCACCATGATCAGTAACCTGTTTGCGGAGCTTGGAAAATCCGAGGTGGATGCTGAAAAACTGAAGACCCTGCAAGAAGCCGTCGTCGAGGATCCTGACAACAGCTCAAACTTTTCCAAGGTGTGGGGTGCTCTCTCTGAAGTGCTGGAGAACAACCCTGAGGACACGCAACCACCGGTGGGCGGATCAGAAAGCTGCTACAAGAGCGTCAACACTCCTCACGGCCCACAAAACGTCATCAGCGTTAGTCAAACCTTTCTGCGGCTGAAAGACCTGATTCTGGAAAAGAAATCGCTGGAGCGTGAGCTAGGCCAGTTGAGAAACCTGAATGGCCACTTGGAGACGAAGCTGCACCAGCAGGAAAGACGCCTTTCGCTCGTCTTGCAGGAGCTAAAAAAGACCTGGGGAGTGGTGAACAAGATGCGCACTCAGCACTCTCAGCTGCGATCTTCTGAGGCTATTCTCAGGTACGACCTGCAGCAGAAGAGGAAAATCGTCAACGAACTCAAGGAAGAGCTGCAACACTGCAATGATATCTGGAAAAAGGCGAGGAACAAGACCAAGGAATCCGAGGAAACCTGGAAGGAGTTGAAAAATGAGTTCGTCTCTCGGCGCAGAGGCAGGCCCTTGGTGACCGACGACTCCACTGAACTGAACTCTGCGGAGAGCGGCTTTTCTGATGACAGGGGAGACGACAGTGCGTCCACCTCTGAAGGGGAAGACACCAGCGCCGAAATTACTGGAAGCGAGAGATCATCAGAATCAGCGGTCACCCCTGATGAAACCTCGCGGCCAGGCAGTTCCAATTTTACCGAATCCACTATCAGTGATGAGAATGAGAATGCATCCAGCGTAAAATCTTATGGAACGTTCACACCACGTGCCGCTTCTGAGGCTGCCCAAACCCAAGAGGAGCAGGAAAACCTGTTGAATGAGCAGGCGGAGGCTCCAAAAAATGACATCGAGGAGAGACTCATCGCCAGAGACGCCCGGTTGACTCGAATGGAGGAGCAGGCCAGCCAGCTCTTCAGAGATGTTGTAAGGACGTCCAACATGAGTGTTGCGATTTCTAACCGCCTGGAAGAATTGCATGAGCAATACGGACAAGACACTGAAGAGGCTGCTGAGGCGCGCCGGCTGCacagaaaggaaaaaagggAAGCAGCGAAATCTGAGTCCGTGAAAGTAGATGGAAGTTTGGAAGATTTTACCCAATTTGAAGATTCTAAGGAAGCTATCGAAGAAAGGAGACTGCAAAGAAAAGCCAAGAGAGAAGCAAGGCTTGCAGCCAAAAATGAAGAGTCAACAGGAGAGGCGCTTTCTTCTTCTCCCGAAAGCGAGAAAAgcaacttaaaaatgaaagtcaGCCCCCCTAGATCTGAAGGCCAGAGCCCAAAG GCCACCACAGAAAAGGATGAGGTAGCTGAGAGACTAGTTGCTGAGATATCTGCCAAAGAAGCCAAAGAAGTGGAGCTTACTCAGTTGAGAGAGGATTTTGCAGCACAGAGTGAAACGATTGCACAGTTAAAGAAAGACCTGAAAAGAATGAGCAAGAGTCTAGAAGATGAAGTAGCTGGACGGGACGATTTGAAAGATACCCTTGCTGTGACGTCAAAAGAATGCGTTGATTTGATTCAACAAGTTCAAGAG CTTAGCGagacagaaaataatttgagagCAGAGCTTTTGGCGAAAGAAAATAGTGTTGGTAAGCAAGCTGTTGAAATCGACCAGTTGAAAATGGACCTGAAGAACTTGCAGGAACACGTGGTGAATTTAGTCAG CCAAAAAGAGAAGCTGTTCAAGGAGTGCTACAATCTGAAACAGGCGCACAGAGAAAGGGTTTGGCAGCATGACAGTCAAGTGCAGCACTGTTCCTCTTGCCGTGTTCAGTTTTCACTTCTTGTCAGAAAACATCACTGCAGACACTGCGGACAAATCTTCTGTGGCGCCTGTTCTAGTCATTGGTTACCCGTCAACAAAGGATCTAG ccgCAGAACCCGTTCTTGCTCTGAATGCCATTCTAAATGTCAAGAGACCTCTGATACTACGGAGTCTGGAGAATGTGCTTCAACCAATCCTGATAACCCAACAG CCTCTGATGTACGGCAAGATAGTGATGACGACGATGAAGATTTTTCTGTCATCAGCGAGGATGACGTCAATCTGTCCCAGTGTGTCCCTTACACTCCTAACCCAGAAATTTTGCAGTACTGGCAATCATG CGAAGTACAATCTGGTATGACAAAACGGGTAGCTGAAATGTTGGGACACAACTCAAGCTCAGAGGTCTGGGTTCGCGCTGGAGTAATATACAGTGTGCCCATCTTGGTCAACGCTGAGGATTTAACGCCACAAGTGAATATAACTTGGCAGTTCTCCACAGAGCCCAAC TGCATTGCCTTTTCCATCCTTTACAAACCAGACGCTGACGTGCCTCCTGAAAATTCCTCGATTTTGGTACCTACCACCCGAGTGAACTCGCACTTGCACCCCATTCGCGGCAAACTGAAGGCTAGAAAGGAGGGTCTCTACACACTTCTCTTCGACAATAGTTATTCTAG GTTTACTGGCAAGAAACTGCAGTATTCTCTTGTGTGCGATGTTGGAGCTGGCAGTGGAAGGTCTTCTGCAGAGCCTGAATCACCTGCCAGGGCTGTGAGCAGATCGCCTTCAAAAGATTTCAAACCAATTGCAGATTCcacttga